A region from the Falco rusticolus isolate bFalRus1 chromosome 4, bFalRus1.pri, whole genome shotgun sequence genome encodes:
- the BRK1 gene encoding protein BRICK1 codes for MSVQEDPVQREIHQDWANREYIEVITSSIKKIADFLNSFDMSCRSRLATLNEKLTALERRIEYIEARVTKGETLT; via the exons aTGTCGGTGCAGGAAGACCCGGTGCAGCGGGAGATCCACCAGGACTGGGCCAATCGCGAGTACATCGAGGTGATCACCAGCTCCATCAAGAAGATCGCGGACTTCCTCAATTCCTTCG ACATGTCGTGCCGGTCGCGGCTGGCCACGCTGAACGAGAAGCTGACGGCGCTGGAGCGCAGGATCGAGTACATCGAGGCCCGG GTCACCAAGGGCGAGACGCTGACGTAG